From one Microbacterium aurum genomic stretch:
- a CDS encoding Pycsar system effector family protein encodes MLNPFNWRKRRRDRKSTLESSAAATSATLSEGTAANPDHAWKALSLVNEWIRHADAKAGVSLAFTGVLATMLFNLVRDFKSRTPAFDFVVILACALIVITGALCAWTLTPRWKDTDRSKDAINRLFYGSISKNFKGDRPRYVDVLHTLTANPNELTRDLADQVHANAKIASSKMRWSKWAIRSAVTAGATVALLAILIGVANSAAT; translated from the coding sequence GTGCTGAATCCGTTCAACTGGCGAAAACGTCGTCGCGACCGCAAGTCCACGCTGGAGTCCTCGGCGGCGGCGACAAGCGCGACGCTGTCTGAAGGAACGGCGGCCAACCCAGATCATGCTTGGAAGGCCCTCAGCCTGGTCAACGAGTGGATCCGTCACGCTGACGCGAAGGCTGGCGTCTCGCTGGCGTTTACCGGCGTCCTCGCGACGATGCTGTTCAACCTTGTCAGGGACTTCAAGTCGAGGACTCCCGCTTTCGACTTCGTCGTGATCCTCGCCTGTGCGCTCATCGTCATCACCGGTGCACTGTGCGCATGGACCCTCACCCCGCGGTGGAAGGACACGGATCGCTCGAAGGACGCGATCAACCGACTGTTCTATGGAAGCATCAGCAAGAACTTCAAGGGCGACCGCCCCCGCTACGTAGATGTCCTACACACGCTCACGGCCAACCCCAATGAACTGACTCGAGACCTCGCAGATCAGGTTCATGCAAATGCAAAGATTGCCTCCTCGAAGATGCGATGGTCGAAGTGGGCCATCCGATCCGCAGTCACGGCCGGCGCGACTGTCGCACTTCTCGCGATTCTCATCGGGGTAGCGAACTCGGCGGCCACCTGA
- a CDS encoding iron chelate uptake ABC transporter family permease subunit, with amino-acid sequence MLQATTRNPLADPYLLGLSSGASLGAVLVIVAGASIVLPLAAFVGAILALAFTLLLASASAPPTPSRTVLAGVAASAALSAGTSTVIFWSATGDSYREILGWLMGSLAGSTWLGVAVVGAAFVMVGLPLAMSATVLDAFAFGDRTAMSLGVDVGRARVALLVGSALLTGALVSMSGCIGFIGLLVPHAARMVVGHRHRMLLPVSALGGALLLVLADAVGRTAFEPRELPVGIVTALVGAPAFALLLLRSPRASS; translated from the coding sequence GTGCTGCAGGCCACGACCCGCAATCCGCTCGCCGACCCGTACCTGCTCGGCCTCTCCTCTGGCGCCTCGCTCGGCGCGGTCCTCGTGATCGTCGCGGGGGCGAGCATCGTGCTGCCCCTCGCGGCGTTCGTCGGCGCCATCCTCGCGCTGGCCTTCACCCTCCTGCTCGCGAGCGCGTCGGCGCCACCCACGCCGAGCCGCACCGTGCTGGCGGGAGTCGCGGCGTCGGCGGCGCTGTCCGCTGGCACCAGCACCGTGATCTTCTGGAGCGCCACCGGCGACAGCTACCGCGAGATCCTCGGCTGGCTGATGGGGTCGCTCGCGGGCTCCACGTGGCTCGGCGTCGCCGTCGTCGGGGCCGCTTTCGTGATGGTGGGACTGCCGCTGGCGATGTCGGCGACGGTGCTGGATGCCTTCGCGTTCGGCGACCGCACCGCGATGTCGCTCGGCGTCGACGTCGGCAGGGCCCGCGTCGCGCTGCTCGTCGGCAGCGCCCTCCTGACCGGCGCCCTCGTGTCCATGAGCGGCTGCATCGGGTTCATCGGTCTGCTCGTGCCGCACGCGGCGCGAATGGTGGTCGGCCACCGGCACCGGATGCTGCTCCCCGTCTCCGCGCTGGGCGGTGCGCTGCTGCTGGTGCTGGCGGATGCCGTGGGCCGGACGGCGTTTGAGCCGCGTGAGCTTCCGGTGGGCATCGTGACGGCGCTGGTGGGCGCGCCCGCGTTCGCCCTCCTCCTGCTCCGGTCGCCGCGGGCATCGTCATGA
- a CDS encoding ABC transporter ATP-binding protein: MSGILRVDRLAFVRGGRLIIDDVDCTAPSGSVTALVGPNGAGKSTLLHLIARLEKPARGRVRLDDHDLHHLDRRGLARHVAFVDQSPETDLALRVDDVVALGRFARMPRFAAPGPADREIAAACLDRVRAAHLAHRRLSELSGGERQLVMLARALAQGPSLLLLDEPTNHLDVRAQLQSLALLAELAGQGLTIVAALHDLNLAAAYAGHVIVLREGRVLASGPAPQTLSPTVLSAAYDVDVGVVRDGGPTSFTFSLPGSDRDA, from the coding sequence ATGAGCGGCATCCTTCGGGTGGACCGGCTCGCGTTCGTGCGCGGGGGCCGGCTGATCATCGATGACGTCGACTGCACCGCGCCCTCCGGGTCGGTCACGGCGCTCGTCGGGCCTAACGGTGCCGGCAAGTCGACGCTCCTGCACCTGATCGCGCGGCTCGAGAAACCCGCGAGAGGACGCGTCCGCCTCGATGACCACGACCTCCACCACCTGGACAGGCGCGGCCTCGCCCGGCACGTGGCGTTCGTCGATCAGAGCCCCGAGACGGACCTCGCCCTCCGGGTCGATGATGTCGTCGCGCTGGGGCGCTTCGCGAGGATGCCCCGGTTCGCCGCTCCTGGCCCGGCCGATCGCGAGATCGCGGCCGCGTGCCTCGACCGGGTGCGGGCCGCCCACCTCGCGCACCGGAGGCTGTCCGAGCTCTCCGGGGGAGAGCGTCAGCTCGTGATGCTCGCGCGCGCGCTCGCGCAGGGGCCGTCGCTGCTGCTGCTGGATGAGCCGACCAACCACCTCGATGTCCGCGCGCAGCTGCAGAGTCTCGCCCTGCTCGCTGAGCTCGCCGGGCAAGGACTGACGATCGTCGCGGCGCTCCACGACCTCAATCTGGCGGCGGCCTACGCCGGCCACGTGATTGTTCTCCGCGAGGGCAGGGTGCTCGCCTCGGGGCCGGCGCCGCAGACGCTGTCGCCCACCGTGCTTTCTGCGGCGTACGACGTCGACGTCGGCGTGGTGCGCGACGGCGGGCCGACCTCGTTCACCTTCTCGCTGCCCGGGTCTGACCGGGACGCGTGA
- a CDS encoding flavodoxin family protein has product MRAVVVVESYFGNASQVAETIATTLRERGASVEVHDAASAPPRLEADLILICAPTHNLSLPSASSRAQAVQRGAPQPAEPGVQEWLDEVTALTGRVVAIGTTAGSRFTGSAAKAIVKRVARKGIRAERGPEFVVNATAGPLRTGEIERARDWALSVVAGSSGQK; this is encoded by the coding sequence ATGCGCGCCGTCGTGGTGGTCGAATCGTACTTCGGCAACGCGAGCCAGGTGGCCGAGACGATCGCGACCACGCTTCGCGAACGGGGAGCGAGCGTCGAGGTCCACGACGCGGCCTCCGCTCCCCCACGGCTCGAAGCCGACCTCATCCTCATCTGCGCTCCCACCCACAACCTCTCCCTGCCCTCCGCATCGTCGCGAGCCCAGGCGGTCCAGCGCGGGGCGCCGCAGCCCGCGGAACCCGGCGTGCAGGAGTGGCTCGACGAGGTCACCGCGCTCACGGGGCGCGTCGTGGCGATCGGGACGACCGCCGGGAGCCGCTTCACCGGCTCTGCTGCGAAGGCCATCGTGAAGCGGGTGGCACGGAAGGGCATACGCGCTGAGCGCGGCCCGGAGTTCGTCGTGAACGCCACGGCGGGGCCGCTGCGCACCGGTGAGATCGAACGAGCCCGAGACTGGGCGCTCAGCGTTGTCGCCGGCAGCTCCGGACAGAAGTGA
- a CDS encoding ATP-binding protein, with translation MNAVDRAHVRDFHQEDLEGIIRLWEDAHSTGDTPAYSMAEVIASCSQDYAVVAIRDDQVVGAAVGRAAHAQGWVVFFRLSDEPERVGVELLDELERKMSPLGLAKLSILVSSDGPRLDLLVRNGFEPRRSLRYLERILPVQGRELDLLKELGGRVMPRNLWDTVAGMHDEKRLLEERLVTPLAQPGLAERFGVVPPRAVMLFGPPGTGKTTFAKAVASRLDWPFVEVSPARLADSAAGLAGALRQTFDSIGQLEHAVVFIDEVEEIAATRRGDPPSATQGVTNELLKLVAEFRDREGRLLVCATNFVRSLDAAFLRHGRFDYVVPIGLPDPAARSAIWQRYIPPHVVGDVDLETLVRSSEGLTPADIEYAARRASQDALARALERGDTAEDDSRLPGTKQYLRALNATRATVSEDDAREFLEDIATIARL, from the coding sequence ATGAACGCAGTAGATCGCGCCCATGTGCGCGACTTCCACCAGGAAGATCTGGAGGGGATCATCCGACTGTGGGAGGACGCGCACTCGACTGGTGACACCCCCGCCTACTCGATGGCAGAGGTCATCGCCTCCTGCTCCCAGGACTACGCGGTGGTCGCGATCCGCGACGACCAGGTGGTCGGGGCGGCCGTCGGCCGGGCTGCGCACGCGCAGGGATGGGTGGTGTTCTTCCGACTGTCCGACGAACCGGAGCGCGTCGGCGTGGAACTGCTGGACGAGCTGGAACGCAAGATGTCGCCGCTGGGATTGGCGAAGCTTTCGATCCTGGTCTCGAGCGATGGTCCGCGCCTGGACCTGCTGGTGCGAAACGGGTTCGAACCCCGGCGTTCCCTCCGCTATCTCGAGCGGATCCTGCCGGTCCAGGGACGTGAGCTGGACCTCCTGAAGGAGCTCGGCGGACGCGTCATGCCGCGCAACCTGTGGGACACGGTGGCGGGAATGCATGACGAGAAGCGCCTTCTCGAAGAACGGCTCGTCACACCTCTCGCGCAGCCCGGTCTCGCGGAGCGATTCGGGGTTGTTCCACCTCGCGCTGTCATGCTCTTCGGCCCGCCCGGCACCGGCAAGACGACGTTCGCGAAGGCGGTGGCGTCACGACTGGACTGGCCCTTCGTCGAGGTGTCTCCGGCGCGACTGGCCGACTCAGCAGCCGGGCTCGCGGGGGCGCTCCGTCAGACATTCGACAGCATCGGCCAATTGGAGCACGCCGTCGTCTTCATCGATGAGGTGGAGGAGATCGCGGCGACGCGCCGGGGGGATCCGCCGTCGGCGACCCAGGGAGTCACCAACGAACTGCTGAAGCTCGTCGCCGAGTTCCGTGACCGCGAGGGGCGGCTGCTGGTCTGCGCGACAAACTTCGTGCGATCACTGGATGCCGCGTTCTTGCGCCATGGCCGATTTGATTACGTGGTTCCCATCGGCCTTCCCGATCCTGCGGCTCGTTCAGCCATCTGGCAGAGGTACATCCCCCCGCACGTCGTCGGCGACGTCGATCTCGAGACCCTCGTCAGGTCCAGCGAGGGACTGACTCCCGCTGACATCGAGTACGCCGCCCGGCGGGCCTCGCAAGACGCGTTGGCACGTGCACTCGAGCGCGGTGATACGGCGGAGGATGACTCAAGGCTTCCGGGAACGAAGCAATACTTGCGCGCTCTGAATGCCACCAGAGCAACGGTGTCGGAGGACGATGCTCGAGAGTTCCTGGAGGACATTGCAACGATCGCGCGGCTTTAG